Part of the Melospiza georgiana isolate bMelGeo1 chromosome 17, bMelGeo1.pri, whole genome shotgun sequence genome, TGCAGATCAAAGATAAAAACTAAGTGACTTTTCAATGACAAAATGTAAATTCATTTGGAGCTACTTGCCTCTGCGTTTCAACAAGCAGTCTGCTTCCACATAACAATCACATTCCAtgagaagaagaggaaaagataaGCTGTTTGCAGTAGAAATACTTCTAGAAGCTGTGCAGACAATGAAGAAACTAAAAGTGCTCTGAAGTGGTTTAGTTTCAGTGTCCTGTTGTTTAAAGTTGTCTCTTGCAATGTAAAAAGCATTCTTCAGGTGTACTTTGCTCATGTTGGGATTTTAGTGAGTGACTGGAGAAATAACACTCACAAATTACTTCCTGCCTTGAGCACACAGTCTGCAAATAGTGCTGAGTTAAGGGAATGGTTTACAAGGTTTGAAGGACTCGACAGGGAAAAGTGGGATGGGTTGTCTCAAGGGGAAACGGTCTGATGATTTCCTTGGGCTTGTTCTGCATTGGTGCTGTGATAGGCTTTCAAATAGGAAGAAACAAAGCACATCACAAATCCCACTTAACCTTTTCCATCATCAGGAGCTGGCTGTTTGATAAGCCTGTGCAAACCAATGGTAATATCCCCAGGGTAAAAGCTTACTGGGAAAGAGAGAACCAAATGAATCATGCCTTGCCACAAGTTGTCACATTGCTGCCCACAGTCACCCTGTCATGAAAACAAATTTGAGGGCTTTGATCTGCGGTCTGTGTGGCACCTTTAAATAGGTCCCAGAATCCACTGGTTTAAACACAGCACTTGAAATGCAGCTGAACCAGAGCCCATCTTTACTTACCAGTAAAAGATCCCTTTCCAGGAGGCTGGTGGTAATATTCCTTGTCCTTACTTGAGTGCCTTATGAGGATGGATGTATTAGAATCTACAAAGGATCAAACACAAGCAGGAGTGAGTGTGACTTGCAGATACAGAGCAGGTACATTTGGTTGCTGGGTTTACTTCAGGAACTCTTAATGTGAAGTAACAATTTTTTTACTTGATATCCTGggtgatttggtttttttgccaAAGTGGAATATCTTCAGCTGGAGGTACAGAATGtgctcaaaataattttgtagttGGGACTCATCCTCAGCAGTGTGAGCAGTGTGTGAATTTGGGAAGGTATCACAATTGGAATTTGGGTCTGTGTCTCATTGTCCTGTTTGAGGATTTGGTACAGGGGACTGGTTTTCCTCTATAATAGTGTGGTAGGTGATCCTTGGAGTAAAATACACGCTGTGTGCAAGATGTTCTCCATCAGAAGCCTGTCAGACTGGAATCTTCAAAGATGAGAGCCAGCAAAAAGGCTGCAGCAATCTCTTTTAGCATGTTGGTTCTTTCTAATAGGGCTGTAGGTGCTTCTGTAATGAACAGAAGTCTGTGAAATACAAATGTAAACTTACtgttcttgtttggtttttattttgttttagaagTGCTTTTTAGGCTGTAAGCCTCAGCCTGACAACTTACCTAGACAGTGTGAGCCCTGATTAGGATTTAGGAGTGGGAGAGAATAATTATGCTCGGTACTGATGAGAGTAACAGTTCTGGATCTGTCCAAAAGTGAacctgctcacctggagagTTTTTACAGATTAATTTGAGTTGTCTGTAAGTTTGTGAAGTATTGAGGTCCATTTTAATAAATGCAAAGAAgcttctttattttctcctgtgagcctggccctgggcagttTTTTCATTCTCCCTGGCATAAGCTCTTCAGTGACCCTGTGGCCATGTGAAGTGCATTCACAGCTTTGGTTGCTAAACTGCATTATCAAAAATGATAAACAAACTGGTTCCATATAAGCATTTTGTTTTGTAGCGGTGACCATTGTGTGGGCCACATCCCATTCAGATTTTATGAATATCAATGTTATTTAAAAGGTCTTGAAAACCTGAGACTGCAGCCACTCTAGCTGGGTAGAGTCGTCCATTGTGTGAATGTTGATGCATATGCAAAATAACCCACTTTATTTTCTGGCAGAACATTATAAATGCACTTTCCATAGTTGCCAACACTACAGCTTTCCTGAGTATGGTTTATGTAAACCCACAGAAACATCTCTAACTTGCCAAAAATCTTCAGTGTCAGAAGGAGCTGTCCAGTGCTTCAGTGCTCCTAAGTAGTTGCTCTTGTACTGCAGTGGAGggaaacaaacaacaacagcaacaataaacaaacaaacctgaAAAAGCCCCAGAAACCTGGTGGTTTCTTGGTTAATATCTCCCCAGCTGAGTAAGCTGTGGCTGGTAGAAAGAGGAGAGATTCACATAGGGCTGTGCTTAATACCAAAATGACTTTTGCTGCATTTTGAAGAATGATGCTTTCATATCTTCAGGGTTGTCATTAGTCATTTACACATGGAAATGATACACATTTGGCAAAAggtcaaatacattttttaaaagaaacccTTTGTATTACTATATTACAGTTGATAGATTTCCCTTTTATTAACGACTGTAAGATCTGCTTCAGCACGAACTTCCCCAGTGCAGACCATGgagacatttttctctttttattcctCGCTCATTGCAGGACAGCCATGGATAAAAGCGAGTTGGTACAGAAAGCCAAGCTGGCTGAGCAGGCCGAGCGTTACGATGACATGGCTGCTGCTATGAAGGCTGTCACTGAGCAGGGACATGAGCTGTCCAATGAAGAAAGGAATCTCCTCTCCGTGGCCTACAAGAACGTGGTTGGTGCCCGCCGCTCGTCCTGGCGTGTGATTTCCAGCATCgaacagaaaacagagagaaacgAGAAGAAACAGCAGATGGGAAAAGAATATCGTGAGAAAATTGAGGCTGAATTGCAGGATATCTGCAATGATGTTCTGGTAATAATCCAACAGCAAAAATAACAGTAGTTAGTACTGCAGCATTCTTCAGAGAGGCTTAAGGAATTTTAGTAGTGCTGTAGACACTGCAGCACCTTAGCAGGGGAATAATTTTGCATAGCTACATACTTGGGTCCAATTCTAGCTCCTAGGATGGAGCTAAGTCATTTAGCTTGCTTCTTAGGGAATTTGTTATAAAAGAGTATATTTTTTTTAGCAGCAAAAAGCAAACCAGGCCATGTTGAAGACCCCTGGCTCTGGCTGGAGGGGGTTCACCATGAAAACAAATTTAGATCTGGGGTGCTGACATGAGTCCTGCTAAAAGGCCTGCTGTTTAAATTCCTTAATTAATGAATGCTGATGTCCTGAGTCTTGTTTAGTACCTTTTTTTCATGGAGAAGGTGTGTAGTTCTTCTTCAGGACTGATTTTGCTCTTTCTTTCACTCAGACAGGAGGGATTCCTTTTATTGCTGTTCCATTTGCTTAAGATCAGTCAGGAGCAGATGCTGTCAGTGCAGTCAAATGTTTTTATCTCTTTCTGAGTGTACatgtgctccctgtgccactgtCAAACTTTTCAGCTGAAGCTGGAGATAGAATCAGTTTATTGTGGACAATTTCACAGCTCTACATAGAATTCAAATGTGTGGCAGCAAAAGTGACCAGATGTGCTAATTTCCaaatttccagctgctgcttttcattaGTTTGGTCATGGATGTGGGTTTGCATCAGCAGGCTTAAGCCCTGATAGCCTTCAGATCCTGCAGGAGAGAATTGTGGGTAGGATCAACATAGCACATTTTCAGCTCTCCATAGATTAGGCTACAAGGAGTTTATCTTTTATTTCCCAGACTTTAGACAGCAGTAGGCAAAGAGATTAACACAGGAGTCTGCGTAAGCCATGACAGAAGTCATTGTTACTGTTTGAACAGTTCATGCTCACCATTGTAACAAAGGCTCTGTttcaaacattatttttataactCAGGAAacactactttttttttaatctttctcaGGAACTCCTGGATAAATACCTTATTGTCAATGCTACACAGCCAGAAAGCAAGGTCTTCTATTTGAAAATGAAAGGTGATTACTACAGATACCTCTCAGAGGTGGCATCTGGGGACAATAAGCAAAGTAAGTAGAAAtgaaatctctctctctctctgtggacCAAGCAGAATCAATTATAAAACCCACTTGTATTCTTTTCCCCAACAtcctgtatttatttgtttttactgCTGCACTGTAGTTATGAAGATAGGTGCAGTGTGAGTCACTTCTGGAGaaagatttcactgaaattaatTGGCAGATGTTCATCAATACAGTCAAACTCTGCTTGTAGCCCCTGACCACAGTAGCAAGTTTTCAAGCATATGTGGCAGTGTAAAatcattttcctgcagaatGTAGGTTACTTTCTCATAGAAAATGCTGAGTTTGTTTGATCTCATGTTTAAACTATGAATTCAGCTCAAGTCTGCACTGTTTGCAAGCTTTCCCCATACAAATATGGGATATTGGGCTTCTGGGTTCTGAAGTCATAAATTCTGAAATGGGAAAGCAATGCTGAACTGTCTGAATTCCTGTGAGTGTCTGATGTAGTCCATGAATTGCAAACTTAGCTTGATGTCAGTGTGGAGCTTATTGTTACTCATTAGCCAGGAAGGGAATGTTGGCTTTGCTCTGAAACCCCAACCTGAAATACAAAGTTCATGACCTAACTGCAGCATTTAGTTACCTCTTCTTCCCCATATGGTTTTGTCTGGATTTATTATTGGTAACTATGACTTTTTCAGCTGGGCtgaaaatgaatgttttaaaCCAGAACACTTAAGTAGAATTTGTGTCCATTCAGATTGGTTGGAATTTTAAGTTTCTACTAAAAAAACTATTTCAGCATTAATTGTTCAGCAAGTGGAAGGCTTTTGCATGTAAAAACATTGAAAGAAGTGTCTGTGCATAGGTAATTGCATGAATTTCTGGTGGCATGGTAGTCTAGGCTAAGAATATAATTGCTTCCCCAGTGAAGTAGAGAGATGTACTGTGTATTTATGTGGTTGTAATTGCTTCTTTGCAGCAACGGTAGCAAACTCCCAGCAAGCCTATCAGGAGGCATTTGAAATTAGCAAGAAAGAGATGCAACCAACACACCCCATTCGACTCGGTTTGGCTCTAAATTTCTCTGTCTTCTACTATGAGATCCTAAATTCTCCTGAAAAAGCCTGTAATCTGGCAAAGACGGTAAGCAGACTCTTCATATCACCAATTTTTGTGGAGGCTGAGGAGGTAATTACATGGTTACAGTAGCACTTTGTAGATGATTATGCTTTCTCATATCAAATTCCTTAAAAATGCTGTCATAAAATGGTTGTCATTGTAGTATATTTTCAGGTAAGTTGGTTTGCTAGACTAACTTATCTTTGGATAAGGTTAATTTGCTACTGCAGCTGTTCCAGTGACAGGGAAGATAAATTGCCTCTGTTTAATGTCCACCTAATTCTCTTAAAATGTGTTTGTGTCAAAATTGAAAACACTTGAATTAATTTAGCAATTCtaaagtgaaatatttatttaaattgaagCACTTAGCTGGTACATGAAGTGTTGTCTGTGTGCCAGTCTTTGTAGCCCTAAATGTCCTTGTTATCCATATGCATGTGTGCCTCTCTCTCCAGAGACCAAAAAGAGCTTTTGTGATGGGTTGTGGCAAACAAATAGCCAGTCATTTTTTCCTTAGCCTTCTTCCTAAAATGGGATTAGTCTTCTAAATAGAGCTTTTTGTGTCTGTGAAAATTGTCTGGTAATAACTTGAATAACATGGCATTAGGTGAATATTTGTGTTCTTAATATGCACTTCAGTAAGACTTTGTAGCAAGAAGTGATGCTGTGCTGTAAAATGCTGCTCCTGTTCTTGCCTTTTTTAGTTAAAATGCTTACATCTGTTTGAAACCTGAATGAAGAAATAGCAGTTACGGCTCTCAGACTCACAGTATTGATTTTCATGTGCAACAGATGGATGGGAAGAATGGCTTTGTTAATCTCTAGTGGAACATACCTgatttcctctgctgttttgaaaagaaattggAAACCTTCCTCCCCACTGTCGAAAAGTCTTGTGTTCCATTTTCTTGTCTACTGACTCGTGTGCaatatgtataaatatgtaCTCATTCAAGTAATGGTACCTTTGTCTTTCACTGCTTATTTAGACCAGGGAGACCTTCCTTTTTAATGAAAGTCCCTTTTTTGTAAATGTTGTCTTAAACCTGACTTCAAGCTATGTGAACCATTTTTCAGCATGACACATAGAGTGCTCTTGCCTCTTCAGTATTTGGTATTGGCATTTAGTAACATTTTTCTGGGCTTTTATCTGGACACCCCTGAAGACTTCTGTTTTCCCCGGGCTGTCTAGGATCTGGTGCTCACTTTGTTTTACGTTTCTTCTTGTggtaggaaagaaaaattctggAAGCTTTTTTATAGAATGTGGATAGTAATGTGGCAGATTTTAAGCTCTGTATAAGCAGAAGTGACTTCAGGAAGCTGAGTGTGAAAGGGCTGTGTTTATGTTTTTAGGCATTTGATGAAGCGATAGCAGAGCTGGACACGCTGAATGAAGAGTCCTACAAAGACAGCACCCTGATCATGCAGCTGCTTAGGGACAACCTCACTGTGAGTACCATGGGGCAAACCACTGCACTCTAGGCTGCTGCACTCTGAAGTGGGACTCAGCATCTGAAAGCTGATGCGGTTCTGTGCCGTTAAAAGCTTTTTCTGAGGCGTTAACTGCATGTGTTAACTGCGATGCTTTTTGTAACCAGACCAGTTAGACTTGCTTGTTCAAACTACGAATCACTTGTTAACTGCTGTAACAAACTCAGATTCCTTTTGTAACACAGAGTAGAGTTTGTTCTCAACAGTTTTATGTGAAACTTCTGGCTTGTGCTAGCTTCTTGCTTATCTTTTATTCATGTTCTAGTTTATTATTCTTCAGCTTTACTATTAAGTTCAGTTCTGCATTGCTCTTAGCTGAGAAAATTGCACAGCTACTACTAATTACGCTGTATTCCCCTTCCTGACAATTGTAATTAACCGTGCTTCCAGCATAAACTCGTGTTTGTATTTCCTTACAGCTATGGACGTCGGAAAACCAGGGAGATGAaggggatgctggggagggagagaaCTAATGGCTGTCACGCTTCACTATATGTTCAATGTCACCCTGTATCCTACACATAATCCCTTTGTGCGACAAGCAAAAAGAATAGTACATTGACTTTCACAACCTCAACGTAGCAAAAACTGTCTGTGGGGTAAAACCGGTTGGTTGGTGTTTTGTGTACCTAGAGCGGAGGTCGGGTATTCCAATGGCATTCCGAACTTTCCTATTCTGAACATTTACAGTTCCGATTACCgtgtttatatttttaactgAACACtgtgatgataataataataaagggTTTTGTGATTGCAATTGACTTTACAAAACTCTTCTTGGTAGAAAAGTAGACATCAATTATGTAACTCTGGCGAGCTTAATTTGGCACCAAAATAGTTGAAGTACAATTCTGTTGTAAAGTTGTACAGAAAGTTATAGAGATTCTATTGCAACACTGGGGCATGGAAGGAAAACAATCCAATGTATGGCATTCCAGTTAGGGACACTGCTATGAGGTAGTTGAACAGGCACACTCTGTAGACATTTGTAACCGAGTCTGAGGCACCACTTTCAGTCAAAAGCTCACTTTGTCAATCCTGTCTTTCTGGGgatggggtttgttttggggaGGAGGGAAACAGGGGAGTTAGCAGCTTGATTTCCAAACTCTTTACACTGGCAGATAACTGGGGTTTGACTTCTCAAAGTGCTTTCATGCTCATACCACATGCATGACTAAGCCCCTTCCCACAGCAATAACTTTTACCTAGTTACAACTTAGATATTCTTCAGTAGTAAATATTCTTGGTTCGCTGCCATGGACTTGCAATAGGAGAAGATTCAATTTTTTGAATGGCCTTATTAGTTTGAATGATACCATGAAGTGATCTGCCACTTTTGCATTACTTTACTCTTAGGTAAATCAAAATCCCCATGGTATTCCCATTCTCAATTTATCctgaaaacttttaaaataatccaCTGAGCCATCTTTTAGTTCACTTTATTATCCCACTGGACTCTGTTCATCCTTGACCCTTTCACCTGTTTAAACTCCATTAAAGCAGTTTTGGACTCCCATATGCATCATCCTCCCGTATACATCTTTGGTTCCTGGTATGTCAGAATGGTGGATGAGGCCTGCACCTCACCAAGGACAGGTTTCTTCCTTGGGTGTTCaagagctgccagtgctgctgtgttcttCAGCTCTTGTCTGCCATTCTTTGGTAGTACCAGGAAACTGGCTCAAGTACTGGCTCAAATATTCAGGATTTCCCATCTCGTACTGGAATGCAGACCCACACATCTGTAATGCTTGTAATATTTGAGCTCCAAATGTCCTCACCTTGTCATGTTTCAAACATGTCCCATTAAACAAAACCTAGTAAGAGTTGCGTGAACAATGCAGTGGAAAAGATTAGGAATAGTCACCTATCAGTCCCGTGGTATCATCCCCTGCCTTCACATTCCACTTAGGTATAGGATCCATCTGTTTGTCCATCTGTCTGCTGAAGAGAATTTCATGCACTGATTTTAAAACTCCCCTCTACTAGCTGAACAAATTGTGCAGTTAATACTTGGCGCTTGATAAATGCAGTAGTGAATGTGGAACCGAGCCTGTCTGTATATCTGGTAGCTCTTTTCGCTTTGTTTTTACTGACCAGTATTCTGCCTAAAGTTTGCTTCTGTGACGGTTATATTGCCTAGCACACGCGTGGTTGTGAGAATAGTATAGCAAAAAGAAATACCTGGTTATTGATGTACTAGATTTGTGTATGTCTTTTAAACAGTTCTAGTTTCACCTTACACAAAATAATCAGGAAAGTGTAAAAGAATTCAAaagtgaataataaaaaaaaattttatcaTTTGGTTGTCTGTTGTCTTTGCTATAGTAGTGCCGAAACCTGTGGTAGTAAAATCACCACTTATACTCAGTTTTCATTTTGTGGATGGCGTGAGTTGATTCACGGTTTACAAATACTGAGTTACTCATTCCTTTAACGAGAGACTTTCCCACACACCCTCCCAGATTTGGAGGAGAAAACactgtttctcttctttttcatcAAGGGCATACTTGGAATACATTGCCATCGCAGGGCTTAAATGCAACTCTGAATAACCATTTAACTTGCCCCGAGTCATTGCATATTGTAGGGTCAAACACACTGTAAGTGACAAAAGCCTGTTGGTTACATTCAGAGatttttcttgggattcttttaAATACCCTCTCTGTACAGAGGGCTGGCCTCACCTCtgcacacccagctctgcttgTCTCACACTGGGCTGTGCTAAAGGAGCACCAAGAGTGCCAAATAGCAGAGCTGCACTGGACATAAGAGCACGTGAAGGGATGGATGGCAGTAGCCAGGCAGCAGATGCCAGGCAGTCTGAAAGCTTCAAGGAAGCTTGGTCCTGCTCCCAGAGTGTGACAGTTCCTGCTCAGAAGTGTGCACAGTGGAAAATGTCACTTGGCCGTTCTGGATTGACCAATAAAGGAATTAGGACAAAATCTAACCAGCTGTTGCTTGACTGCTGTTCtgccctgtgccatggctgtTCATGGTGGTCGCTCCATGTCTGTAGTTGTTGCTACTTTGTCATTTTCTCCAGCCTTTATGGACATATCTAAATGTATGCACATACCACATATAAAACACAAATGATTTTATAGTGTGCACCAGCTCCCAGTCTGATTCATGCTGATGGCATTGTCAGCTCTGAGAAGAAAAATCCCTGCATCTGCTAGCTGCTCCTGT contains:
- the YWHAB gene encoding 14-3-3 protein beta/alpha, yielding MDKSELVQKAKLAEQAERYDDMAAAMKAVTEQGHELSNEERNLLSVAYKNVVGARRSSWRVISSIEQKTERNEKKQQMGKEYREKIEAELQDICNDVLELLDKYLIVNATQPESKVFYLKMKGDYYRYLSEVASGDNKQTTVANSQQAYQEAFEISKKEMQPTHPIRLGLALNFSVFYYEILNSPEKACNLAKTAFDEAIAELDTLNEESYKDSTLIMQLLRDNLTLWTSENQGDEGDAGEGEN